The region ACAACGTTAAACCTAAATAAGCAACCGATCCCGAAGCAACCTGTTCCTGATCTCAAGCAAACCGCGGAACGTTACTTAAGGTACGACACGTCTGTATGCCTTTTTATCTTCAAATGTCGTTACTCATAATTCATTACAGATCCTTAAAGCCACTGTTGACTGAcaacgaatataaaaatacggaGAGGATTGTCGGTGAATTTATAAGCCACACAGGCGCGGGACCTCGGCTACACGCTAAATTATTGGAGAGATATCAAAATACCGATAATTGGGtacttatatctataattgggtacattttttcaaatattaggcgaataataatacaaattcgcGTCAACTTATTTTAGATGAAAGAATGGTGGCTGGAAGTTGCATACTTAGGATACCGTTTGCCCGTGATCGTGCATTCCAGTCCTGGAACTGTCGGGCCACCTGTTATTTTCCAACGACCAGATGACGTGTATGTGTACGCGGCGCGTCTCGTAGCTGCAGTGTGCAATTACAATGAGATGGTCAAGAGGTGAGTTTTCTAcagtttacaatttattttttgtattccTTGTGATATTCATTCGCAATCATGCACTGCAGTGAAAAGATGATACAAGAGATGGCTCGCAATGATCCACTTGATATGCAGCCTTACGGCATGATACTCGGCACGCACAGGCAGCCTAACAAAGTAATCGATAAACTATTGCACACAGACGAGGCTAAACACATAATAGTCATAAGCAATAATAATGTAAGTATAATCAGCCTGATGAAACCATATAGCTGGTTATATTCCGTCTATATTACAGTTCTTTAAACTTTGTGTTGTCGATGAAAACGGCATTTTAAGCGAGGGAAAGCTCGTGGCTGCCGTGAAAGATATAGCAGATCGTTCGTGTACTCGAGGGAAGCCTGTAGGAATTTTAACTGGAAATGACAGAGACACTTGGGCGAAGGACTACAGCTTACTTTTAGGTTTATTTCAGTTtagcttttcttttcgttcatTTTACCTTCGTATAATTtgcatttcattatttcaaactgcacaattttttttataatttctgatTCTTTAACTTGAAttgttatcgttatatattttcagaacTGGGtaacaataagaatataatgaaGGATATAGAATCTTCCTTGTTTATATTGTGTCTCGATAAGGATCTACCTAAAGACGCTTTTAAGGAGAAGAATAATGCCTCGGTCAGAGCGGTTCAAACTATGACAGGCTACAGCAGCTGCGTAAACGCTGGTAACAGGTGGCACGACAAGACTGTGCAGGTGAAATATCTGactaatatctattataaataaattcaacggttttaaataatatttcaaaacaatTATCTTTTGATGCTGAGATAAACAAGGGACACATTTTTACAGTACATAGTATCCGCCGATGGTTACATTGGCATGGAATATGAACACAGTCCATGCGAGGGAGTTCCGGTTGCTGTTCTTCAtgattatgtattaaaatatatgtaaataattaaataatacttgcTACATAAGCTGCCCTTTTAATGGGacgctaataaaaaaatctcaatTTGTTTCCAGAGCGACAAGAGAAAATAGCGCGAGAGACGGAAGATCTGCGGATTTTCCGAGACCGGAACTTTTGAAGTTCGAAACTAACGACGTTATAGACTGTGCGATCGAGGTAGCTACCGATACAGTAGATAAGTAGGTTGATTGCCTCTTTACGATTATCTTACACCAGTACTGttggaaatataatatttgtaatttttcagaCTCTCCGACGACATAGACATGGAATGTTTTACATTCGAAAAATTCGGCGCGGACGCTATAAAAGCGATTAAACTGAGTCCCGATAGTTTTATCCAGATCGCGATGCAAGTGACGTTCTATAATTTACAAAGGAAGGCGCCAGCTCATTACGAAAGCGCAGCATTACGAAGATTCATAAATGCCAGAACCGAGTGCATCAGATCTACTAGCACCGAGTCCGTTGAATTTGCAAAAGTAATGCTTCCTGAGGAATGTAAGAGCAAACAGCAAAAGAAGGAAGTGATGATCAGAGCTATAAATGCTCATAAAGAATTCGCTGCACAAGTAAGACAATCGTTCTTGGTTCACAAtgcatttttaatcataatttttttaatacgcaaGCTTCAgaattgatttttcttttttgtatagGCTGCGACAGGACAAGGTGTCGATCGGCATTTGTTCGGCTTAAAAATGATAGCGAAAAGCGAAGGAATGGAGCTCCCAGAATTGTACAAGGATGTTGGTTACACCAGAAGTACATACTTCAATTTAACGTCGAGTCAGGTAATTCAAAGTTGTAAAGAAATTCCTTGGAAAGACTGAAGCGTGAAAATGTTCTAACGAGAAAAGATAAATGCACATTTACGCTAATCGATATAACTTTGTGATTCAAAGGTGCCATATAAGTCAGCGTCTTTCATGTGCTACGGACCAGTTGTTCCCGATGGTTACGGCTGCTGCTACAATCCGCGACCGAAGGACATTCTATTTGCCTGCTCGTCGTTCAAATCGTGCAACGGAACTGACACGAGGGAGTTTGCTCGCGTTTTGCAACAGACACTGTCCGACATGCGAGAGATAGGAAGTGAATAAAAGTGCAGAGAGACTCCGCAATTTTATTGCGATAGGAAATGGAAGTGTCgaagttgatatttttattgtatgtatatacgacGATAAACAAAAACTCGAGATGCTCGAGTCAAGCGGACTTGTttcttataaactttttattgcgAAATATATACTGGAGATCCGAAACATGTCACAATTGTATTTTCTCACAATAAACATACGTTAATCTCATTGTGCAATTACTCAAttcaatataatgtataaatataaaaacttataaaaaaaactgacgATTATGCGCATTTGGCAGGTATTAtgttacaaaatgtaatatcaCAGTTCCGTTCTGGTTCTGGGAGGGTAACCCCAGAAGAATGTCGGGTATCCTCTGACTTCTCTTTCTCTGGCCACGAAAGCGGTGAAGGAAGAAATGCAATTTCCTATGAAATAATTAGACCTTCCGAGAATCGCCAGATCCAAATGTGCGGATACCGGCGGTTCCTGCCGGTGCACCGATATCTATATGGGAACGATGAGACATATTAGCACTCAttcatcaataaatatttgtaagcTTACCTTCATACGCGACAAGGCCTCTCCGAGTCTATCCAACATGTAATCATTGTCAGACGCCACAAACACAGACTTAATATCTTTGCCGCCGCGGATAACACGCTTCAGCTGAGTTATTATTGTATCGAACGACGGCAAGCACATCGAGAGAGTTGCTTTGCCACGTTCGTTTTGGTAACCAAGGCACTGAGGAGCGGCGAAAAGATCCGGCGCGGACGGTATATGTTCGCAAGCGCGTTCCTGAAAACCAAATACATAACAAATagaaaactattattttccaTAGGCTGTTAACATGCTATTAACATTACGTATTAtccgtataaaaatatgtacagcAAATATCACATACCCAATCGATCCCGTTTCGCAAATGTATGCCGACAAACGCGCCCCTTGGCAATTTTTCCCTTATAAACGCCTTCGCTTTATTCAGGATGTCGTTGTTCCAGTTGAGACACTTCTGCAGAGGCTTGTTCAGAGGCTGAACTGGAAAGCTGGCAGGTGCGCCTGTGAACGCTAGTACCGGCCAAGTTTCAGGTGGATAATACCACTGCCACTGCATTTGCCTCGCGCGAGTGTAATACGCATCGTAATAATGGAGCGGTTTGTAAAATTCTGATTTAACGAAATCTATATTATACGTGTCCCAGAAGGGACCAAATGGATTCCCATGCTTCGCATTACAGGACGTTCCGTTGCTCCCCACGCGAGCCTCGTAACAAAAAGCTGAGGAAGAACGAAGagtttatctttctttaaaaaaaattgacattaaAGCTCCACGTATCTTGCTTTCAAGAGAATCCACATTAGAGCttacatattcttttttcGGGTGGCCATATCTTTGGCGCGACATCTCTCATAAAGTCCTCCATTAATATCGCTTTGTGGCAGCTTTGTACTTGGGAAACATTGAAATAGGTATCGAACGGTACTTGTATCTGAAAATAGAATTGAATATTAGATGTCACTATGTAAAATTTGCGAATGACGTTATATTACATCGCAGATTCTGTGCTCACAGATCTCGTCTCTCCCGTCCGATATTCGACCCACGGCGGTAACACCAGAATACGATTCAAGGCCTGGGTGAAGCCTAGAACTCCTAAAAAGTGATCTGCCTGATTACCAAAGCGTCCTGAAATGAGAATCGGAGTTTTATTATCATGTCGAACGATGTCGTGGGTATGATAAAAATCGAAATCTCCCTTACCCATACAAGGACAATAAACTACGTAACCATTCTCGTCGATGTCAACGTCCTGGCAACGTGCGACGTAAAAGTTGAtcaaaaataacgtaaaaatcAATGTCTTCATCATCGCAATAAATTACGTGTGGCACTTTTACGACGTTTCACGATATTTGACACTCTGTAGAAATTAGCGTTAATATCTTCGCGAATTCCTGCAATGTTTGTACACAACTTTTTGTGCGACGCGAGGCGCGAGGTTAAACATGCATGATACAAACAGACTCTACTCCGGTTCCCATGGAGACGTACGTCGATCGAAAATACAAGATTTCGCACATCATCGAAATATGAAATACCTGACTCGAGCCATGAGCCACGGAGCCATGTAAAGATAAATCACCGATGAAAAATAAGGTGTATTATTCCCGAGGATAAGCGGGTTGCGAACCGCCGTAGAGTTAGCAGACAAAttggatattttttaattattcattattctttttcatataatttgcatataatagcataatatcgctggaccaatgagcatcttgtaaattaatatggcgacttcatgctggatgctcattggttttTAGCGGTCATGCTACGCTTatgtgtgcgatggccttttAAATGCTTACGTATGTCTATTCTAGTTGACACGAGGTCGCTTTGTAAAAGAAGAGGTTATCCTTAAATAAGAATCGTAAGTGTAATCTTATTccaaattatgttatatatcacatatatacatatgtttatgTTTTATCTCAATCGTGTAATTTTTTCCGAAGCATTTAATTTCCAACATTCTTACAGTTATAACACAATAACCGTAATCACTTTTAGGTTATGCGTAATTTTCGGAAATTGTCTCAATTGAAAGAACGAAGAGAACGAACGTTAAATGTACGTCTTCCCCACGTGATAAAGGATAAAAAAGATGTTGAATGTTTATTTGTGGGTAATTTTCACGTAAAATTACCACGACAATCTAGTAGATCATGTCACGTAGTCTTTCCTACCGTGGAGGAAAAAAACAAGAACTATAAACTCGCAAGAGGTAAAACGGACAATAGCAAACGAGTTGTTATTCAACCGCTCTCCGATCTTGCATTTAGAACAGAAACcaagaagataaagaaaaagatttttataccCGAGATCAAACCAGATATCCAAGTGACACAAACGtaagaatatttatacttgAATCGTAACTTTATTTCgcaagattattaataattctgttGTATACTTATACAGGGTATTTGTCTCAAATATAGTAAATGGTACGAAATCACATGAAATAAGAAGTGCCCTTCCTGGGTGTGCTCGCGTTACTTTATTACCATCTTACAACAAGGACTTTAGGTa is a window of Temnothorax longispinosus isolate EJ_2023e chromosome 1, Tlon_JGU_v1, whole genome shotgun sequence DNA encoding:
- the LOC139810193 gene encoding carnitine O-acetyltransferase-like isoform X1, with protein sequence MDAGTVGLGSSSPEKPAMYKVLSNVSKYTVYNGLRRTPSVLRGAPITTLNLNKQPIPKQPVPDLKQTAERYLRSLKPLLTDNEYKNTERIVGEFISHTGAGPRLHAKLLERYQNTDNWMKEWWLEVAYLGYRLPVIVHSSPGTVGPPVIFQRPDDVYVYAARLVAAVCNYNEMVKSEKMIQEMARNDPLDMQPYGMILGTHRQPNKVIDKLLHTDEAKHIIVISNNNFFKLCVVDENGILSEGKLVAAVKDIADRSCTRGKPVGILTGNDRDTWAKDYSLLLELGNNKNIMKDIESSLFILCLDKDLPKDAFKEKNNASVRAVQTMTGYSSCVNAGNRWHDKTVQYIVSADGYIGMEYEHSPCEGVPVAVLHDYVLKYIATRENSARDGRSADFPRPELLKFETNDVIDCAIEVATDTVDKLSDDIDMECFTFEKFGADAIKAIKLSPDSFIQIAMQVTFYNLQRKAPAHYESAALRRFINARTECIRSTSTESVEFAKVMLPEECKSKQQKKEVMIRAINAHKEFAAQAATGQGVDRHLFGLKMIAKSEGMELPELYKDVGYTRSTYFNLTSSQVPYKSASFMCYGPVVPDGYGCCYNPRPKDILFACSSFKSCNGTDTREFARVLQQTLSDMREIGSE
- the LOC139810333 gene encoding uncharacterized protein, whose amino-acid sequence is MRNFRKLSQLKERRERTLNVRLPHVIKDKKDVECLFVGNFHVKLPRQSSRSCHVVFPTVEEKNKNYKLARGKTDNSKRVVIQPLSDLAFRTETKKIKKKIFIPEIKPDIQVTQTVFVSNIVNGTKSHEIRSALPGCARVTLLPSYNKDFRSAIAKMEDIQIAAKYLREKHNWPILKGHRICMKPDTRTKRKKTRSTSIPKIHDENITKECKSNESLNYTEDNNDGN
- the O-fut1 gene encoding GDP-fucose protein O-fucosyltransferase 1, which codes for MMKTLIFTLFLINFYVARCQDVDIDENGYVVYCPCMGRFGNQADHFLGVLGFTQALNRILVLPPWVEYRTGETRSIQVPFDTYFNVSQVQSCHKAILMEDFMRDVAPKIWPPEKRISFCYEARVGSNGTSCNAKHGNPFGPFWDTYNIDFVKSEFYKPLHYYDAYYTRARQMQWQWYYPPETWPVLAFTGAPASFPVQPLNKPLQKCLNWNNDILNKAKAFIREKLPRGAFVGIHLRNGIDWERACEHIPSAPDLFAAPQCLGYQNERGKATLSMCLPSFDTIITQLKRVIRGGKDIKSVFVASDNDYMLDRLGEALSRMKISVHRQEPPVSAHLDLAILGRSNYFIGNCISSFTAFVAREREVRGYPTFFWGYPPRTRTEL
- the LOC139810193 gene encoding carnitine O-acetyltransferase-like isoform X2 — its product is MYKVLSNVSKYTVYNGLRRTPSVLRGAPITTLNLNKQPIPKQPVPDLKQTAERYLRSLKPLLTDNEYKNTERIVGEFISHTGAGPRLHAKLLERYQNTDNWMKEWWLEVAYLGYRLPVIVHSSPGTVGPPVIFQRPDDVYVYAARLVAAVCNYNEMVKSEKMIQEMARNDPLDMQPYGMILGTHRQPNKVIDKLLHTDEAKHIIVISNNNFFKLCVVDENGILSEGKLVAAVKDIADRSCTRGKPVGILTGNDRDTWAKDYSLLLELGNNKNIMKDIESSLFILCLDKDLPKDAFKEKNNASVRAVQTMTGYSSCVNAGNRWHDKTVQYIVSADGYIGMEYEHSPCEGVPVAVLHDYVLKYIATRENSARDGRSADFPRPELLKFETNDVIDCAIEVATDTVDKLSDDIDMECFTFEKFGADAIKAIKLSPDSFIQIAMQVTFYNLQRKAPAHYESAALRRFINARTECIRSTSTESVEFAKVMLPEECKSKQQKKEVMIRAINAHKEFAAQAATGQGVDRHLFGLKMIAKSEGMELPELYKDVGYTRSTYFNLTSSQVPYKSASFMCYGPVVPDGYGCCYNPRPKDILFACSSFKSCNGTDTREFARVLQQTLSDMREIGSE